The Xanthobacter flavus genome includes a window with the following:
- a CDS encoding phage major tail protein, TP901-1 family has product MAAQKGKDLLLKVHDGTSFITVAGLRTRTLAFNAQSVDVTHSESAGRWRELLDGAGVKRASVSGSGVFKDAASDALVRQLFFSGALASCQLLIPDFGTLTGPFQVTALEIAAEHDREITFDLTLESAGEIAFAAL; this is encoded by the coding sequence ATGGCCGCGCAGAAGGGCAAGGACCTTCTCCTGAAGGTGCATGACGGCACCTCCTTCATCACCGTGGCGGGGCTGCGCACGCGCACCCTCGCCTTCAACGCGCAGAGCGTGGACGTGACCCATTCCGAGAGCGCCGGCCGCTGGCGCGAACTTTTGGACGGGGCGGGCGTGAAGCGCGCCTCCGTCTCCGGTTCCGGCGTGTTCAAGGACGCGGCGTCCGACGCCCTCGTCCGCCAGCTCTTCTTCTCCGGCGCGCTGGCGAGCTGCCAGTTGCTGATCCCGGATTTCGGCACGCTGACCGGCCCGTTCCAGGTGACGGCGCTGGAGATCGCGGCCGAGCACGACCGGGAAATCACCTTCGACCTCACCTTGGAGAGCGCAGGCGAGATCGCCTTCGCGGCCCTGTGA
- a CDS encoding gene transfer agent family protein has product MPNRRRGEISAVLDGTPRVLVLTLGALAELEAAFGADDLMALAERFGRGRLSARDAARIIAAGLNGAGVGVSVEEVERMRADGGAAGFARIVAELLAATFGGEETTPSPPVPQRA; this is encoded by the coding sequence ATGCCCAACCGCCGGCGCGGCGAGATTTCCGCCGTGCTCGACGGCACGCCGCGCGTGCTCGTCCTCACACTGGGGGCGCTGGCGGAGCTGGAAGCCGCCTTCGGCGCGGACGATCTCATGGCGCTCGCCGAGCGGTTCGGCCGGGGCCGCCTTTCGGCGCGGGACGCCGCGCGCATCATCGCCGCCGGGCTCAATGGCGCGGGGGTCGGCGTGAGCGTGGAGGAGGTGGAGCGGATGCGGGCGGATGGCGGCGCGGCGGGCTTCGCGCGCATCGTCGCCGAATTGCTGGCCGCCACCTTCGGCGGGGAGGAGACGACCCCATCCCCTCCCGTGCCGCAGCGGGCGTGA
- a CDS encoding rcc01693 family protein has translation MKEAPAARAFPWALAIGAGFGLLRLAPDAFWRMTPRELAAALSALLPAASEAIDRAGLAALMARFPDRMRG, from the coding sequence GTGAAGGAGGCGCCCGCGGCGCGCGCCTTTCCCTGGGCGCTCGCCATCGGCGCCGGCTTCGGCCTGCTGCGGCTTGCCCCCGACGCCTTCTGGCGGATGACGCCGCGCGAGCTTGCGGCCGCCCTTTCCGCGCTGTTGCCCGCCGCGTCGGAGGCCATCGACCGCGCCGGCCTTGCCGCGCTCATGGCGCGGTTTCCCGATCGCATGAGAGGATGA
- a CDS encoding phage tail tape measure protein, translating into MTETVDIALQVDTRSAMAALGAAEVSARGFSSALASAFTGLAVQGKDLGTVLEQLATRLANLALTAALKPLESSLTSLLSGAGGLGFAKGGVIGDGQVKPFARGGVVAAPTYFPLGASLGLMGEKGAEAILPLARGADGRLGVRSAEGAGRGPVTVNIATPDLSGFRRSDAYVSGLVARAVARGQRGG; encoded by the coding sequence GTGACCGAGACCGTCGATATCGCCCTTCAGGTGGACACCCGCAGCGCCATGGCGGCGCTGGGCGCGGCGGAAGTCTCCGCGCGCGGCTTTTCTTCGGCGCTCGCCTCCGCCTTCACCGGGCTCGCCGTGCAGGGCAAGGACCTCGGCACGGTGCTGGAGCAGCTCGCGACGCGCCTCGCCAACCTCGCGCTGACCGCCGCTTTGAAGCCGCTGGAGAGCTCGCTCACGTCTCTTCTCTCCGGTGCCGGCGGGCTCGGTTTCGCCAAGGGCGGGGTGATCGGGGACGGACAGGTGAAGCCCTTCGCGCGCGGCGGGGTGGTGGCGGCGCCCACCTATTTTCCCCTCGGCGCCTCCCTCGGCCTGATGGGGGAGAAAGGCGCGGAAGCCATCCTGCCGCTGGCGCGCGGGGCGGACGGGCGGCTGGGCGTGCGCAGCGCCGAAGGCGCGGGACGCGGGCCGGTGACGGTGAATATTGCGACGCCCGACCTCTCCGGCTTCCGCCGCTCCGATGCCTACGTCTCGGGCCTGGTGGCGCGGGCGGTGGCGCGCGGGCAGCGCGGCGGGTGA
- a CDS encoding porin: MSFALVLVAAFVGVAGSAAMAQSASKGSSGSGKSDSFCASYGAGFQRVPGTDSCVRSGAAVRTDAYGGNAPSNAPNQFNNTITPSQPSAAPDPWKSAR; encoded by the coding sequence ATGTCTTTTGCGCTGGTGCTCGTCGCGGCCTTCGTCGGGGTCGCCGGTAGCGCGGCGATGGCGCAGTCCGCCAGCAAGGGCTCCAGCGGCAGCGGCAAGAGCGACAGCTTCTGCGCCAGCTATGGCGCGGGCTTCCAGCGGGTGCCCGGCACGGATTCCTGCGTGCGCAGCGGAGCGGCCGTGCGCACCGATGCCTACGGCGGCAATGCACCGAGCAACGCGCCGAACCAGTTCAACAACACCATCACCCCGTCCCAGCCCTCCGCTGCGCCCGACCCGTGGAAGTCCGCGCGCTGA
- a CDS encoding DUF2460 domain-containing protein, with translation MAAFHEILFPLEVALGASGGPERVTEVVTTASGREERNTRQADSRRRWDAGYGVKTFAALAEIVAFFEERRGRLHGFRWRDRLDQSSAAPDGEVSALDQLIGAGDGVRATFALTKRYGALHAPYLRAITKPVAGSVKVAVNGIEHVEGAHFSLDATRGLITFAAGAIPPASAVVTAGFRFDVPVRFDTDFLEVDLSAFAAGAIPRIPVIEIRV, from the coding sequence ATGGCCGCCTTTCATGAGATTTTGTTTCCGCTGGAGGTCGCTCTCGGCGCTTCCGGCGGTCCGGAGCGTGTCACAGAGGTGGTCACCACCGCATCGGGACGCGAGGAACGCAACACGCGCCAGGCTGATTCGCGACGGCGCTGGGATGCTGGTTACGGGGTGAAAACCTTCGCCGCGCTGGCCGAAATCGTCGCCTTCTTCGAGGAGCGTCGTGGGCGTCTCCACGGCTTCCGCTGGCGCGATCGTCTCGACCAGTCGTCGGCCGCTCCGGACGGCGAGGTGAGCGCCCTCGACCAGCTCATCGGCGCCGGCGACGGCGTGCGAGCCACCTTCGCGCTGACGAAGCGTTACGGCGCTCTCCACGCCCCCTATCTGCGGGCCATCACCAAGCCCGTCGCGGGCAGCGTGAAGGTCGCGGTGAATGGCATCGAACATGTTGAAGGCGCGCACTTTTCTCTCGATGCCACGCGGGGCCTCATCACCTTCGCGGCGGGTGCGATCCCGCCCGCGTCGGCGGTGGTCACGGCGGGCTTCCGCTTCGATGTTCCGGTGCGCTTCGACACCGATTTTCTTGAGGTGGATCTCTCTGCTTTCGCGGCCGGCGCGATCCCCCGCATCCCCGTCATCGAAATCCGCGTGTGA
- a CDS encoding DUF2163 domain-containing protein gives MRTLDPALADHLASGVTTLCRAWRVTRRDGTVLGFTDHDRDLLIAGVTFLAASGIAGSESTQAQGLSVTGAELSGALSADALDAADLAAGLYDGAGVDLLLVNWQSPAQHLLLRRGTIGEVRSEDGVFTAEIRALADAFNQTRGRLFTPTCDADLGDARCGVDLAASAHSATAVVSNVQGALRLRVSGLGGFPAGAFARGRAMFATGANAVFATEVKAHLVEAEGVVLRLWQRPPFDVAEGDEITLTAGCDKRFSTCRDRFSNAFNFRGFPHMPGNDAVISVAIPGEGGYDGSLRE, from the coding sequence ATGCGTACCCTTGATCCCGCGCTCGCCGACCATCTCGCGAGCGGCGTCACGACGCTGTGCCGCGCCTGGCGCGTCACCCGCCGCGACGGCACCGTGCTCGGCTTCACCGACCATGATCGCGACCTCCTCATCGCGGGCGTGACCTTCCTCGCCGCCTCCGGCATCGCGGGCTCGGAAAGCACGCAGGCGCAGGGGCTTTCCGTCACCGGCGCAGAACTTTCCGGCGCGCTCAGCGCGGATGCGCTCGATGCGGCGGACCTCGCCGCCGGCCTCTATGACGGGGCTGGCGTGGACCTGCTTCTGGTCAATTGGCAGTCGCCCGCGCAGCACCTCCTCCTGCGGCGCGGAACCATCGGCGAGGTGCGCTCGGAAGACGGCGTGTTCACCGCCGAGATTCGCGCTCTGGCGGATGCCTTCAACCAGACGCGCGGGCGCCTCTTTACCCCCACCTGCGATGCCGATCTCGGCGACGCCCGCTGCGGCGTGGACCTCGCCGCGTCGGCCCATTCCGCCACCGCCGTCGTGAGCAACGTCCAAGGGGCACTGCGCCTGCGCGTGAGCGGGCTCGGCGGCTTTCCCGCCGGCGCCTTCGCGCGGGGGCGCGCGATGTTCGCGACCGGGGCCAATGCGGTCTTCGCGACGGAGGTGAAGGCGCACCTCGTGGAGGCGGAAGGGGTGGTCCTGCGCCTGTGGCAGCGCCCGCCGTTCGACGTGGCGGAGGGCGACGAAATCACCCTCACCGCCGGCTGCGACAAGCGCTTTTCGACCTGTCGCGACCGCTTCTCAAACGCATTCAATTTCCGCGGCTTCCCGCACATGCCGGGCAACGATGCGGTCATCTCCGTCGCCATTCCCGGCGAGGGTGGATACGACGGGAGCCTGAGGGAATGA
- a CDS encoding NlpC/P60 family protein, with protein sequence MSAPADPGALRAAILSEARAWIGTPYLHRASLKGHGADCLGLVRGVWRAVVGPEPETLPSYAPDWAEAGRCETLADTARRHLVAIPLAEAQPGDVVLFRFREHLPAKHAALLCEGGRMIHAYDGASVCETALTPWWRRRLAYAFAFPGVG encoded by the coding sequence ATGAGCGCGCCCGCAGACCCCGGCGCTCTGCGCGCTGCCATCCTCTCCGAGGCCCGCGCCTGGATCGGCACGCCCTATCTCCACCGTGCCTCCCTGAAGGGCCACGGCGCGGACTGCCTCGGCCTCGTGCGCGGCGTCTGGCGCGCGGTGGTGGGGCCGGAACCGGAGACGCTGCCGTCCTACGCGCCCGACTGGGCCGAGGCCGGTCGCTGCGAGACGCTGGCCGACACCGCGCGGCGCCATCTCGTCGCCATTCCGCTGGCCGAGGCGCAGCCCGGCGACGTGGTGCTGTTCCGCTTCCGGGAGCACCTTCCGGCGAAGCACGCCGCGCTGCTTTGCGAGGGCGGGCGCATGATCCACGCCTATGACGGCGCGAGCGTGTGCGAGACCGCGCTGACCCCCTGGTGGCGGCGGCGGCTGGCGTATGCGTTCGCGTTTCCCGGGGTGGGGTAG